One Oreochromis niloticus isolate F11D_XX linkage group LG16, O_niloticus_UMD_NMBU, whole genome shotgun sequence genomic window carries:
- the LOC112844052 gene encoding muscle M-line assembly protein unc-89-like: MESLTVVQKSEPGEWTRTSKPQKDEAPEEPHVSKKKITKLPKADEQKESVKLKPFETFGKQDAELQAIKLKKVPPKPKEPVKEVITHKVEVTRHYDAELTVQKLRDREDQELVTVQRKERVFTAAEETSELSYAEEPEKLEAEDEKSRWVRAPKAPKEDEPESDLNKKKIKKLPKKDKDQEVVTLKPFQKPQKQEPAEPPKPKTEAEAKTDTERSPYMRGELPQRDQPAAAIKHQTDDDAPLMNDNASPDINKDQKEIPHKKKVDRVPKDVETTVAEKLRGKPKIISTPDKEKEQVVLKPFTKITKPEEKPEKASEEKKKPLDTKVPSQATKEPKEQLKKAEKTVTPKKDNETPQEKEKPSPPGQKEEERPSPQKQTDIQKKSPEIKKTPSPKVKISKDKPEEEKPLKPIEQLKKVELKKTPSPKIEKIKPNEVEQIPIEKKPSGEKVKRIPKTVSPKDSTESVTLKKVPKKPSPEAPSEPERPIKGWIPLVKEISPGAVEMKRVTTQPEEEVFEEEGEKMVADEDEEVWDWELVPPEDWEGEGVDGALETPGMPGAKRGEVKAGELVQLMTLESPHPISDDSSNPHHIQFYVFNHIIYLFI; this comes from the coding sequence ATGGAAAGCCTTACAGTTGTGCAAAAATCAGAACCTGGCGAATGGACAAGAACCTCAAAACCTCAGAAAGACGAGGCACCGGAGGAGCCGCACGTctcaaagaagaaaataaccAAATTGCCAAAAGCAGATGAGCAAAAAGAATCAGTGAAACTAAAACCATTTGAAACATTTGGGAAACAAGATGCTGAATTACAAGCAATCAAACTAAAAAAGGTGCCACCTAAACCAAAGGAGCCTGTAAAGGAAGTCATAACTCATAAAGTTGAAGTGACAAGGCATTATGATGCAGAATTAACAGTCCAGAAACTTCGTGATAGAGAGGATCAAGAGTTAGTAACAGTTCAGAGAAAGGAACGAGTTTTCACAGCAGCTGAGGAGACATCTGAACTCAGCTATGCAGAGGAACCTGAAAAACTGGAGGCAGAAGATGAGAAATCAAGATGGGTAAGAGCCCCAAAAGCACCAAAAGAAGATGAACCTGAGtcagatttaaataaaaagaaaatcaaaaaattACCAAAGAAGGACAAGGACCAGGAAGTAGTTACACTGAAACCATTTCAAAAACCTCAAAAACAAGAACCAGCTGAACCTCCGAAACCTAAGACAGAAGCTGAGGCAAAAACAGATACTGAGCGTAGTCCTTACATGAGAGGTGAGCTGCCACAAAGAGATCAACCTGCCGCTGCTATAAAACACCAGACCGATGATGATGCTCCACTGATGAATGACAATGCATCTCCAGATATCAACAAAGACCAAAAGGAAATCCCACATAAGAAAAAGGTTGATCGAGTACCCAAAGATGTAGAAACTACAGTGGCCGAAAAGCTCCGCGGAAAACCTAAAATTATTTCTACACCAGATAAAGAGAAAGAGCAGGTTGTGTTGAAACCATTTACTAAAATCACCAAGCCCGAAGAAAAGCCAGAAAAAGCatcagaagagaagaagaagcctTTGGACACAAAGGTACCCAGTCAAGCAACTAAAGAGCCGAAGGAACAACTTAAGAAAGCTGAAAAGACTGTAACACCTAAAAAAGACAACGAAACACCTCAGGAGAAGGAGAAGCCAAGTCCTCCAGgtcagaaagaagaagagagaccGAGtcctcaaaaacaaacagatatcCAGAAGAAAAGTCCAGAAATCAAAAAGACTCCTTCACCCAAAGTCAAGATAAGTAAAGATAAGCCTGAAGAGGAAAAGCCCCTCAAACCTATTgagcagctgaagaaggttGAGCTAAAAAAGACCCCATCACCCAAGATAGAGAAAATAAAGCCAAATGAAGTGGAGCAAATTCCCATCGAGAAGAAGCCAAGTGGTGAAAAAGTCAAAAGGATTCCCAAGACTGTTTCGCCAAAAGACTCCACTGAATCTGTGACACTCAAAAAGGTGCCCAAAAAGCCCTCACCAGAGGCGCCCTCAGAACCCGAAAGGCCTATTAAAGGGTGGATCCCTCTGGTGAAGGAGATCTCTCCTGGAGCTGTGGAGATGAAGCGGGTGACAACCCAGCCAGAGGAGGAGGTATTTGAAGAGGAGGGTGAAAAAATGGTAGCCGACGAAGATGAGGAGGTCTgggactgggagctggttccaccgGAAGACTGGGAAGGTGAAGGGGTAGATGGGGCGCTGGAGACTCCAGGCATGCCCGGCGCCAAGAGAGGTGAGGTGAAGGCCGGTGAACTCGTCCAGCTGATGACTCTGGAATCACCTCATCCCATCTCAGACGATTCATCTAATCCTCATCACATCCAATTTTACGTTTTTAATCACATTATATATTTGTTCATCTAA
- the LOC112844053 gene encoding titin-like → MGFVDPLKDLSVPEKKQAKFECTITKDVSKVIWFRGTEIVTPSPKYEIIDDGKKHMLIINNCEFDDEAQYTIEALGQKSAAQLMVEGMRLSFVQPLQDQTVKEGNSARFDLELSHENVPVVWYRNEVKLHVSRTVLIHVEGKRHTLEMRTLSLDDTCQIKAEAKGIYSMAKLTVVGNCASSFPFHFCFISH, encoded by the exons ATGGGTTTTGTTGACCCGCTCAAGGACCTTTCTGTGCCTGAAAAGAAGCAGGCTAAGTTTGAGTGCACCATCACTAAGGACGTGTCAAAGGTCATATGGTTCAGGGGGACAGAGATTGTCACCCCAAGCcctaaatatgaaataattgaTGACGGAAAGAAGCACATGCTGATCATAAACAACTGTGAGTTTGATGATGAGGCTCAGTACACGATCGAAGCGTTGGGTCAGAAATCAGCGGCCCAGCTGATGGTGGAGG GCATGAGGCTGAGTTTTGTCCAGCCGCTTCAGGACCAAACGGTCAAAGAAGGTAACTCGGCACGCTTTGATCTCGAGCTGTCTCATGAAAACGTGCCAGTGGTCTGGTACCGAAACGAAGTCAAACTCCATGTGAGCCGAACGGTGCTCATACATGTGGAAGGAAAGAGACACACTCTAGAAATGAGGACACTGAGTCTAGATGATACCTGTCAAATTAAGGCAGAGGCTAAAGGCATTTACTCCATGGCCAAACTGACGGTCGTAGGTAACTGCGCTTCCTCGTTTCCTTTTCACTTCTGTTTCATTTCACATTAG